Genomic window (Brevibacterium paucivorans):
GTAGCCTTCTGACTTCTTCTGGATTTCGTACGCGAAGCGACGACGTCCCCAGATGTCTACGTTGTCCACGGTTCCGCCTTCTGCGGGGATGACGTGGAGCAGCTTTTCAACAGTGGATTCTACGGAACGCTCGTCGAGTTCCGAGTCCAGAATGAGCATCAGCTCATATTTACGCACGTGTAACCCACCTCCTTTGGTCTTTACGGCCATGGTCGGTCCATGGCAGGAGGGTAAATGCGTGTATGTGGGCCCTCAATTGCCAAGAGCACACAGACCTGTCAATTCTAGTTGGCTTGTGAATATAGGGCAACCGCCGAGGTGGTGGTCACCTAGGAGCCTACTTTCGGCCTCACAGAGGTCGCGGGCTCGGAGTCCACGACAGTGCGAACGCGGCCCCCACGTTCACTGCACACGTACGACACCATGACACCAACTAGCCCCAATCGCACGATCGTCAAAAACGCCAGCCACGCGTCACTGAGTCCTGTGGCTTTTTCCATATGAAACGCAACGTTGAGATTCACCGCAATAAGGAGGGCCACCTCGGCGAGATTCCATGCCAGATGCGCCCACACCTGCGGGACAATCAACGCAAAGAACGGCAGGGCCCACAGCGCCAAGCTGGTTGGCGACGATGGCAGGGCCAGCAACCCCCACCCCACACAGACGCTGACAAGCAACGGAAACGATGGTCGGGCCACACCGACTCTCCGCAACAACACCACCGTCAGCGCCACGGCCACTACCCACGCCACGAACGACACCACCACAAGCACGCTGTGATCAATCCGTGAGCCCACCAAGGAGCCCACCGAACCCCACGTGACAGCAGTCGAAAAAGCCTGCCGAATCCGCTCGGTGAGTGCGGCGTCGAGCATCACCAAAAGACCCAAAAGAATGGTCGCCACGCCAGCGAGGCTCATCGCATCGCTCTTTCGCCCAGCCCACAAAAGCCACGAGACAAGTGCGGCCCCCACAAACAAAGCGAACGGTTGCACGAGGATCGCCACCATGACACCGATTCCGGCCACAATGGCCGCCCCGTCGCGCCGCTCCAACAAAAGAAACCACGCACCAACAATGAACGTAATTCCCACTGGATCGAACGACTGACCAAGCGTCAGCGCAATCATCGGCGAGGCAAAAACGAACACCAGCCATTGGCGCCCCACAACCGCAAAGATCCGAAACAGCAAACACCCCGTGACGATCCACGCCACTGCGTTCACCCCCACGACCAGCATCATCGCTATAGTGGCACCACCGTCTGATCCAAACGCGCGCACAAAGTAATCGGTGAACACACTTGTTGCGATCAACTGTTTAGTGGCATCCGTGTTGGGGATGCCGGGTGCGCCCAGGGCTGTAGCCAACGGCGACTGACACACTCGAAACACCGCGCCGGGAAGTTCGTATCCGTTGCCAAAGCACGGTGCCTGTTTAAAAACACCCGCAATTACGTTGAGGAACAACAACGCCAGCAACGTAACCGCATTCGTGATCGAGTAGCGGCGGTCCGCCGGACCTACGAATTTTCCTCGCGGTATGCCCGCAAGTTCAGCAGGTGAGTACATGGATGTCGCCTTCACTCGTTACTTCTACTCCGAGGAAGTTGAAGATTTCGAGGACTTCGATTTACTACTGGAGCTACTCTTGGATTTTGACTTCTTAGGTTCCTTTTTCTTAGGCGGAGTGTTACCTTTTTCGCCACTCGACTTGTCTCCACCCGACTTCTTCTTTTCGGAACCGCTATCTTCGGACCCACCAAAGTCGCCCGACTCGCTACCCGAGTCCTTACCCTTGTCACCCGAGTCTCCGGAATCGCCGGAGTCATCCGAATCGTCCGATTCCTTCTGGTCCTCTTCAGGCTTCTTTTCCTCGTCCTTCTTGCCCTCGTCG
Coding sequences:
- the rpsF gene encoding 30S ribosomal protein S6, which translates into the protein MRKYELMLILDSELDERSVESTVEKLLHVIPAEGGTVDNVDIWGRRRFAYEIQKKSEGYYVVIDFTATPDTTKELDRQLGINETVVRTKIVRPDAK